One Stigmatella aurantiaca genomic region harbors:
- a CDS encoding outer membrane lipoprotein-sorting protein encodes MTMNFQPLLSAALAVVFLAAPTALALDAEGMKKLLEVIDDRQRNGGDYKSLAYLEQKEKDKADTVREALVYRRDADDKLMLLFTKPKGEAGKGYLRLDKNLWGYDPNVGKWERRTERERIAGTDSRRADFDESRLAEEYTPSYEGEEALGKFKVHKLSLQAKPGIDVAYPVIKLWVDTATSNVLKRQEFALSGRLMRTLYYPKWQKLFSESKGAEVWYPQEIRIYDEVEKANSTVILIKSVDLRPLEANIFTKAWLESKSR; translated from the coding sequence ATGACCATGAATTTTCAGCCCCTGCTGTCCGCCGCGCTGGCCGTGGTGTTCCTGGCCGCCCCCACCGCCCTGGCCCTGGATGCCGAAGGGATGAAGAAGCTGCTGGAAGTCATTGACGACCGGCAGCGCAATGGCGGCGATTACAAGTCCCTGGCCTACCTGGAGCAGAAGGAGAAGGACAAGGCGGACACCGTGCGCGAGGCGCTCGTCTACCGGCGCGACGCGGACGACAAGCTGATGCTCCTCTTCACCAAGCCCAAGGGCGAGGCGGGCAAGGGCTACCTGCGGTTGGACAAGAACCTGTGGGGGTATGACCCCAACGTGGGCAAGTGGGAGCGGCGCACGGAGCGCGAGCGCATCGCCGGGACGGACAGCCGCCGCGCCGACTTCGACGAGTCGCGCCTGGCCGAGGAGTACACGCCCTCCTACGAGGGAGAAGAGGCGCTGGGGAAGTTCAAGGTGCACAAGCTGTCGCTCCAGGCCAAGCCCGGCATCGACGTGGCCTATCCCGTCATCAAGCTGTGGGTGGACACCGCCACGAGCAACGTCCTCAAGCGCCAGGAGTTCGCCCTGTCCGGCCGCCTGATGCGCACGCTCTACTACCCGAAGTGGCAGAAGCTCTTCAGCGAGTCCAAGGGCGCCGAGGTCTGGTACCCCCAGGAGATCCGCATCTATGACGAGGTGGAGAAGGCCAACTCCACCGTCATCCTCATCAAGAGCGTGGACCTGCGGCCGCTCGAGGCCAACATCTTCACCAAGGCCTGGCTTGAGAGCAAAAGCCGATGA
- a CDS encoding ABC transporter permease — protein MLQILLIAFRNLLAHRRRTLLLGGAIAGVTALLIILMGVTNGMRATMLESATTLMSGHVNVGGFYKVTSGQSAAVVVNYPKLVALIRQEVPELDYVSQRGRGWAKIVSDTGSLQVGVGGIDVENEQGFRKVLQIRQGKLDDLREPGTILIFEEQAKKLEVRVGDALTLSAPTLRGTNNTLDVRVVAIAANVGMMSSFNTFVPSKSLQDLYQLKADTTGAIFLYLKDMQAIPAVQQRLREKLSAAHYTLMDNDPRAFWMKFDSVNREGWTGQKLDITNWEDEISFVQWVVKGLSFLTGFLAFVLLVIIAVGIMNTLWIAIRERTREVGTLRAIGMQRRRVLVMFLTEALMLSLSATLTGAALATVFCLGVNSQHVRAPEVVQVMLLTETWFLKIEPSSVAFAVTLITVCAMAVSLIPSFLAARMKPVTAMHHIG, from the coding sequence ATGCTCCAGATTCTCCTCATTGCCTTCCGCAACCTGCTGGCCCACCGCCGGCGAACCCTGCTGCTGGGGGGCGCCATCGCGGGCGTCACCGCATTGCTCATCATCCTGATGGGGGTGACCAACGGCATGCGGGCCACCATGCTCGAGTCCGCCACCACGCTGATGAGCGGACATGTGAACGTGGGCGGCTTCTACAAGGTGACGTCCGGCCAGTCCGCGGCGGTCGTCGTCAACTACCCGAAGCTCGTGGCGCTCATCCGCCAGGAGGTGCCCGAGCTGGACTACGTGTCCCAGCGTGGGCGGGGGTGGGCCAAAATCGTCTCCGACACGGGCTCCCTGCAGGTGGGCGTGGGCGGAATCGACGTGGAGAACGAGCAGGGCTTCCGCAAGGTGCTTCAAATCCGGCAGGGCAAGCTGGATGACCTGCGGGAGCCCGGCACCATCCTCATCTTCGAGGAGCAGGCCAAGAAGCTGGAGGTGCGCGTGGGCGACGCGCTGACGCTGTCGGCCCCCACGCTGCGCGGCACCAACAACACCCTGGATGTGCGCGTGGTGGCCATTGCCGCCAACGTGGGGATGATGAGCTCGTTCAACACCTTCGTGCCCAGCAAGAGCCTGCAGGACCTCTACCAGCTCAAGGCCGACACGACGGGCGCCATCTTCCTGTACCTGAAGGACATGCAGGCCATCCCCGCCGTGCAGCAGCGCCTGCGCGAGAAGCTCTCCGCGGCCCACTACACGCTCATGGACAATGATCCCCGCGCCTTCTGGATGAAGTTCGATTCCGTCAACCGGGAGGGCTGGACGGGACAGAAGCTGGACATCACCAACTGGGAGGACGAGATCTCCTTCGTGCAGTGGGTGGTGAAGGGGCTGAGCTTCCTCACCGGCTTCCTGGCGTTCGTTCTGCTGGTCATCATCGCCGTGGGCATCATGAACACGCTGTGGATCGCCATCCGCGAGCGCACCCGGGAGGTGGGCACGCTGCGCGCCATCGGCATGCAGCGGCGCCGGGTGCTGGTGATGTTCCTGACCGAGGCGTTGATGCTGAGCCTCTCGGCGACGCTGACCGGCGCGGCGCTCGCCACGGTCTTCTGCCTGGGCGTCAACTCCCAGCACGTGCGCGCCCCCGAAGTGGTTCAGGTGATGTTGCTGACGGAGACCTGGTTCCTGAAAATCGAGCCCAGCTCCGTGGCCTTCGCCGTGACGCTCATCACCGTGTGCGCCATGGCGGTGAGCCTCATTCCCTCGTTCCTCGCCGCGCGGATGAAGCCCGTGACGGCCATGCACCACATTGGATGA
- a CDS encoding ABC transporter permease encodes MTTLKLLLEVAFRNLFKSWVNLIIGGIIFFATFLVVTGGALLDSIDSSMSRSIIGSLAGHLQVYSDKSKEELALFGGMGGEADVSALDSFTPIKAALEKHPNVQTVVPMGSNGALISSGNTVDLTLARLRDLYRENVDAGETPERRARIDSLKAHVRRLGTLLQADIQKSQALLREEARDPAEVEALERVQTDAFWADFDRDPFASLEFLENRLAPQAADGDLLYIRYVGTDLESFQKSFDRMQIVDGQAVPPGKRGMLLSKFFYEESLKLKTARRLDLLKEAREGQRLIAEDPQMQRWVSENRTQMRELLFQLDPIKAQQATERLQRLLGSQETDLSKLLSTFLDVNDGNFDARYEQFYAQLVPLLELYRIRLGDTLTITAFTRTGYVQNVNVPIYGTYQFNGLEKSPLAGSVNLMDLVSFRELYGYLTEEKRAEIAQLQAKSGVAAVKREEAEEALFGEAAPSTLVAEATPGLINENEQIQSTGAALRKEDLLKRVYSKKEVEDGMVLSAAIILKDPSKLDGTLAELQQSQALKDAKLRVVSWQKAVGLIGQFVLLMKMVLWGIIVILFVVVLAIINNAVMMATLQRVREVGTMRAIGAQRTFILSMILLETVVLGLVFGGAGAALGSGLISYLGQVGIPAVSEELYFFFSGPRLLPFLSPGNFITAFLLVVGVSLFSTLYPAFLATRVSPVTAMQTDE; translated from the coding sequence ATGACCACGCTCAAGTTGCTGCTGGAGGTGGCCTTCCGCAACCTGTTCAAGAGCTGGGTCAACCTCATCATCGGAGGCATCATCTTCTTCGCCACCTTCCTGGTGGTGACGGGGGGCGCCCTGCTGGACAGCATCGACTCGTCCATGAGCCGGTCGATCATCGGCTCGCTCGCGGGGCACCTCCAGGTCTACTCGGACAAGTCCAAGGAGGAGCTGGCGCTGTTTGGCGGCATGGGCGGCGAGGCGGACGTCTCGGCGCTCGACAGCTTCACGCCCATCAAGGCGGCGCTGGAGAAGCACCCCAACGTGCAGACGGTGGTGCCCATGGGGAGCAACGGGGCGCTCATCAGCTCCGGCAACACGGTGGACCTGACGCTGGCCCGGCTCCGGGACCTGTACCGGGAGAACGTGGACGCGGGCGAGACGCCGGAGCGGCGCGCCCGGATTGACAGCCTCAAGGCGCACGTGCGCCGCCTGGGCACGCTGCTCCAGGCGGACATCCAGAAGAGCCAGGCGCTGCTCCGGGAGGAGGCCCGGGATCCCGCCGAGGTGGAGGCGCTGGAGCGTGTCCAGACGGATGCCTTCTGGGCGGACTTCGACCGGGACCCCTTCGCCTCGCTCGAGTTCCTGGAGAACCGGCTCGCGCCCCAGGCCGCCGATGGCGACCTGCTCTACATCCGGTACGTGGGCACGGACCTGGAGTCCTTCCAGAAGAGCTTCGACCGCATGCAGATCGTGGATGGCCAGGCGGTGCCGCCCGGCAAGCGCGGCATGCTGCTGTCCAAGTTCTTCTACGAGGAGAGCCTCAAGCTGAAGACGGCGCGCCGGTTGGACCTCCTCAAGGAGGCCCGCGAGGGCCAGCGCCTGATTGCCGAGGATCCCCAGATGCAGCGCTGGGTCTCCGAGAACCGGACGCAGATGCGCGAGCTGCTCTTCCAGCTGGATCCCATCAAGGCCCAGCAGGCCACGGAGCGGCTCCAGCGTCTGCTGGGCAGCCAGGAGACGGACCTCTCCAAGCTGCTGAGCACCTTCCTGGACGTCAATGACGGGAACTTCGATGCGCGGTACGAGCAGTTCTACGCGCAACTGGTGCCCCTGCTGGAGCTGTACCGCATCCGGTTGGGCGACACCCTGACGATTACCGCCTTCACCCGCACGGGGTACGTGCAGAACGTGAACGTCCCCATCTACGGGACGTACCAGTTCAACGGGCTGGAGAAGTCCCCGCTGGCCGGCTCGGTGAACCTGATGGACCTGGTGTCCTTCCGGGAGCTGTACGGCTACCTCACCGAGGAGAAGCGGGCGGAGATCGCCCAGCTCCAGGCGAAGAGCGGGGTGGCCGCGGTGAAGCGGGAGGAGGCCGAGGAGGCCCTCTTCGGCGAGGCGGCCCCCTCCACCCTGGTGGCGGAGGCCACCCCGGGCCTCATCAACGAGAACGAGCAGATCCAGTCCACCGGCGCCGCCTTGCGCAAGGAAGACCTGCTCAAGCGCGTCTACTCCAAGAAGGAGGTGGAGGACGGGATGGTGCTCAGCGCGGCCATCATCCTCAAGGACCCCTCGAAGCTGGACGGCACCCTGGCGGAGCTCCAGCAGTCCCAGGCGCTCAAGGACGCGAAGCTGCGCGTGGTGAGCTGGCAGAAGGCGGTGGGGCTCATTGGCCAGTTCGTGCTGCTGATGAAGATGGTGCTCTGGGGCATCATCGTCATCCTCTTCGTGGTGGTGCTGGCCATCATCAACAACGCGGTGATGATGGCCACGCTCCAGCGCGTGCGCGAGGTGGGCACCATGCGCGCCATTGGCGCCCAGCGCACCTTCATCCTGTCGATGATTCTCCTGGAGACGGTGGTGCTGGGCCTGGTGTTCGGGGGCGCGGGGGCGGCGCTCGGCAGCGGGCTGATTTCCTACCTGGGCCAGGTGGGCATCCCGGCCGTCAGTGAGGAGCTCTACTTCTTCTTCAGCGGGCCCCGGCTGCTGCCCTTCCTCAGTCCCGGCAACTTCATCACGGCCTTCCTGCTGGTGGTGGGCGTGTCCCTGTTTTCCACCCTCTACCCGGCGTTCCTGGCCACCCGCGTGTCGCCCGTCACGGCGATGCAGACGGACGAGTGA
- a CDS encoding ABC transporter ATP-binding protein — MSSSPEPIVSIQDVTKSYHLGKVEVPALRGVSLQVHPGEFISIAGPSGSGKTTLLNLIGCVDTATSGTVRVAGQDTKQLSERKLTDLRLHTIGFIFQSFNLVSVLSVFQNVEFPLLLQKKLNATQRRERVMALLEQVGLAKHAKHRPNELSGGQRQRVAVARALVTQPQIVLADEPTANLDSVTGQQIIDLMKAMNAERGTTFIFSTHDAKVMTHANAVVRLKDGKVLDRVTPAEAGLAMASGAEAHG, encoded by the coding sequence ATGTCTTCCTCTCCAGAGCCCATCGTCTCCATCCAGGACGTCACCAAGAGCTACCACCTGGGCAAGGTGGAGGTTCCCGCGCTGCGCGGCGTGTCGCTCCAGGTACACCCCGGGGAGTTCATCTCCATCGCGGGCCCGTCCGGCAGCGGGAAGACCACGCTGCTCAACCTCATCGGGTGCGTGGACACCGCCACCTCGGGCACCGTGCGCGTGGCGGGCCAGGACACGAAGCAACTCTCCGAGCGCAAGCTCACGGACCTGCGGCTGCACACCATCGGGTTCATCTTCCAGAGCTTCAACCTCGTCTCGGTGCTCAGCGTCTTCCAGAACGTGGAGTTTCCGCTGCTCCTCCAGAAGAAGCTGAACGCCACCCAGCGCCGGGAGCGCGTGATGGCGCTGCTGGAGCAGGTGGGGCTCGCCAAGCACGCCAAGCACCGGCCCAACGAGCTGTCCGGTGGCCAGCGCCAGCGCGTGGCCGTGGCGCGCGCCCTGGTGACGCAGCCGCAGATTGTCCTGGCCGACGAGCCCACCGCGAACCTGGACTCGGTGACGGGCCAGCAGATCATCGACCTGATGAAGGCGATGAACGCCGAGCGCGGGACAACTTTCATCTTCTCCACCCACGACGCGAAGGTGATGACGCACGCCAACGCGGTGGTGCGGCTCAAGGACGGCAAGGTGCTCGACCGCGTCACCCCGGCCGAGGCGGGGCTGGCGATGGCCTCCGGGGCGGAGGCGCACGGATGA
- a CDS encoding MarR family transcriptional regulator gives MPSQLKEREDLLEALRRGIGDFSDQDVLFSQANADQMGLNLTDLKCLSILERSGAMPAGRLAEMTGLTSGAITGLIDRLEKAGWARRVRDPKDRRHVIIEVVPERIPGIDQSRSELRSVLAEMVADYTDEQLRLILDFLGRGAAMFRDETVKLRAATSTKGVASPGDFSSPLGTLTHARLKFASGASQVTLRAHPGMPELYTAHFEGRAPTVKEEAGSVSIQYPRFTLLDWRKLAGDIVLNGSIPWKLELKGGVSRMNADLSELRLESIELTSGASDVTVKLPKPSGVVPIRVSGGLSHVTFLLPEGAAARLQVKGGVSALVFHEQSLGAAGGQVNLETPGYKQALDRYDIDVTGGASDLTLEGASR, from the coding sequence ATGCCAAGCCAACTGAAGGAGCGCGAGGACCTGCTGGAAGCCTTGAGGCGGGGGATCGGCGACTTCAGTGACCAGGACGTCCTGTTCAGCCAGGCCAATGCCGACCAGATGGGCCTCAACCTGACGGACCTGAAGTGCCTGAGCATCCTGGAGCGCTCCGGGGCCATGCCGGCCGGGCGGCTGGCGGAGATGACGGGGCTGACCTCGGGCGCCATCACCGGGCTCATCGACCGGCTGGAGAAGGCGGGCTGGGCACGCCGGGTGAGGGACCCCAAGGACCGCCGGCACGTCATCATCGAGGTGGTGCCCGAGCGCATCCCCGGCATCGACCAGTCGCGCAGCGAGCTGCGCAGCGTCCTGGCGGAGATGGTCGCGGACTACACGGACGAGCAGCTCCGGCTCATCCTGGACTTCCTCGGCCGCGGGGCGGCGATGTTCCGGGACGAGACGGTGAAGCTGCGCGCCGCCACCTCCACGAAGGGGGTGGCCTCGCCCGGGGACTTCTCGAGCCCGCTCGGTACCCTGACGCACGCGCGCCTCAAGTTCGCCTCGGGCGCCTCGCAAGTCACCCTCCGGGCCCATCCGGGCATGCCGGAGCTCTACACGGCCCACTTCGAGGGCAGGGCGCCCACCGTGAAGGAGGAGGCAGGCAGCGTCTCCATCCAGTATCCCCGCTTCACGTTGCTCGACTGGCGCAAGCTCGCCGGGGACATCGTCCTCAACGGCTCGATTCCCTGGAAGCTGGAGCTGAAGGGCGGCGTCTCACGGATGAACGCGGACCTGAGCGAGCTGCGGCTCGAGTCCATCGAGCTGACCTCCGGCGCCAGCGACGTCACGGTGAAGCTGCCCAAACCCTCCGGGGTCGTCCCCATCCGCGTCTCGGGGGGGCTCAGCCATGTCACCTTCCTGCTGCCCGAAGGGGCCGCGGCCCGGCTCCAGGTGAAGGGGGGCGTGAGCGCGCTGGTGTTCCACGAGCAGTCCCTGGGCGCCGCCGGCGGGCAGGTCAACCTGGAGACCCCCGGCTACAAGCAGGCCCTGGACCGGTACGACATCGATGTGACGGGAGGCGCCAGCGACCTGACCCTCGAGGGCGCGAGCCGCTGA
- the dbpA gene encoding ATP-dependent RNA helicase DbpA, translating into MDFAGLALSPPLLQILAELGFTSATPIQAQSIPVLLQGKDLIGQAQTGSGKTAAFALPLLQKVELPRRQLQALVLCPTRELCAQVAGEIRRLGRRLPGLQVLVLAGGQPIRPQLDALDKGVHIATGTPGRVLDLLQREALDTRHLATVVLDEADRMLDMGFREDMERILGAVPPQRQTVLFSATFPSTIEAMSRAFQKAPVRVTAGEDRAAPEIQQLCYTCDAPEKPRLLLRILRKYQPAAAIVFCNLKATVAELTQELAEAGVSVDGLQGDLEQAERDRVMAKFRNHSTRVLIATDVAGRGIDVEALDAVINFDLPSQPEAYVHRIGRTGRAGRQGLAISLATLRDAQKLEDIEKATGVKQERPGVGTLPPEGQGPSLESSWQTLCISAGRKDKMRPGDILGALTGEAGGLSASGVGKIEIQDRLAYVAVAKDLARMALQRLREGRIKGRKHRIDWVR; encoded by the coding sequence ATGGACTTCGCTGGACTCGCCCTCTCCCCACCGCTGCTGCAGATCCTCGCGGAGCTGGGGTTCACGTCCGCCACGCCCATCCAGGCCCAGAGCATCCCGGTGCTGCTGCAGGGGAAGGATCTCATCGGCCAGGCCCAGACGGGGAGCGGGAAGACCGCGGCGTTCGCGCTCCCGCTCTTGCAGAAGGTGGAGCTGCCCCGGCGGCAGCTCCAGGCGCTCGTGCTGTGCCCCACGCGGGAGCTCTGCGCGCAGGTGGCGGGGGAGATCCGCCGCCTGGGCCGGCGGCTGCCTGGACTCCAGGTGCTCGTCCTCGCCGGGGGCCAGCCCATCCGGCCTCAGCTGGACGCGCTCGACAAGGGCGTCCACATCGCCACCGGCACGCCCGGCCGGGTGCTGGACCTGCTCCAGCGGGAGGCCCTCGACACACGGCACCTGGCCACCGTGGTGCTCGACGAGGCCGACCGGATGCTCGACATGGGCTTCCGCGAGGACATGGAACGCATCCTGGGCGCGGTTCCCCCCCAGCGGCAGACCGTCCTCTTCTCGGCGACGTTCCCCTCCACCATCGAGGCGATGAGCCGCGCGTTTCAGAAAGCGCCCGTGCGGGTGACGGCCGGGGAGGACCGCGCGGCGCCCGAGATCCAACAGCTCTGCTACACGTGCGACGCCCCCGAGAAGCCGCGGCTCCTGCTGCGCATCCTCCGGAAGTACCAGCCGGCCGCCGCCATCGTCTTCTGCAACCTCAAGGCGACGGTGGCCGAGCTGACGCAGGAGCTGGCGGAGGCAGGGGTGAGCGTGGATGGGCTTCAGGGGGACCTGGAGCAGGCCGAGCGGGATCGCGTCATGGCGAAGTTCCGCAACCACAGCACCCGCGTCCTCATCGCCACGGACGTGGCCGGCCGCGGCATCGACGTGGAGGCGCTGGATGCCGTCATCAACTTCGACTTGCCCTCACAGCCCGAGGCGTACGTGCACCGCATTGGACGGACCGGGCGCGCGGGGAGGCAGGGCCTGGCCATCTCCCTGGCCACGCTGCGGGACGCGCAGAAGCTCGAGGACATCGAGAAGGCCACGGGCGTGAAGCAGGAACGGCCAGGGGTGGGGACGCTGCCTCCCGAAGGGCAGGGGCCCTCGCTGGAGTCCTCCTGGCAGACGCTCTGCATCTCCGCGGGACGCAAGGACAAGATGCGGCCGGGAGACATCCTGGGCGCCTTGACGGGCGAGGCCGGAGGGCTGAGCGCCTCGGGCGTGGGCAAGATCGAGATCCAGGACCGGCTGGCCTATGTCGCCGTCGCCAAGGACCTGGCCCGGATGGCGCTGCAGCGGCTGCGCGAGGGCCGCATCAAGGGGCGCAAGCACCGCATCGACTGGGTGCGGTAG